A section of the Metabacillus endolithicus genome encodes:
- a CDS encoding sensor histidine kinase produces the protein MKLKCNWSSSSLKTKIRLLFAVILCVSILFSFLFIHYLYRNLYVNEVEQSLLDEGLKLKSSYTSGEISDEFKSHLNWYNTISESEILLVNNPRELSACLPFEINHEGLISEEERRNLLRGEHLIKIGYEERFDRQIMGVVVPLLDENKLVGIIYLYLPLAPIEEVFNRTTPLLIAVGIIFFLVIFKIVNSMSNTFLQPIHEMRKYAKELAKGNFKNRIPVRTSDEIGGLAKTFNQMSEALDESDQKKKDFLANVAHELRTPLSYVKGYSGVLQEKLYETEDEAEKYLSLIQRESERMQRLVNDLLDLAQLEGENYPLIKEPIAFSQLVNDTVDRFDHRLQEKHLMLQQHLDDEIIIIGSPDRLQQIIYNLLENAIRYSDKPGTISLSSTQDQESIFFSISDNGMGMSEEEIIHIGERFYRTDKARNRKEGGTGLGLAIVKQLVLLHGGRMEFHSKLGKGTTVTLVFPNELNKKGLM, from the coding sequence TTGAAGCTGAAATGTAACTGGTCATCTAGTTCGTTAAAAACAAAAATCCGCCTATTGTTTGCTGTTATCCTTTGTGTTTCAATCTTGTTTTCATTTTTATTTATTCATTATTTGTATCGAAATCTTTATGTAAATGAAGTGGAGCAATCTCTATTAGATGAAGGACTAAAGCTAAAAAGTAGTTATACATCAGGCGAAATTTCAGATGAGTTTAAGTCCCATCTTAATTGGTATAACACAATTAGTGAATCAGAGATTTTATTGGTTAATAACCCAAGAGAATTGAGTGCATGTTTACCATTTGAAATTAATCATGAGGGGTTAATTAGCGAAGAAGAGCGAAGGAACTTATTACGTGGAGAGCATTTAATCAAGATAGGCTATGAAGAAAGATTTGACCGACAAATCATGGGTGTTGTCGTACCCTTACTTGATGAAAATAAATTAGTCGGTATCATTTATCTTTATTTACCTCTCGCTCCTATTGAAGAAGTTTTTAATAGAACAACACCTTTGTTAATTGCTGTTGGCATCATTTTCTTTTTAGTTATCTTTAAAATCGTGAATTCAATGAGCAATACGTTTTTGCAACCTATCCATGAGATGAGAAAATATGCAAAAGAACTTGCTAAAGGCAACTTCAAAAATCGAATTCCTGTAAGAACATCAGATGAAATTGGTGGATTAGCCAAAACCTTTAATCAGATGTCAGAGGCATTGGATGAGTCAGATCAAAAGAAAAAAGACTTCTTAGCCAACGTCGCCCATGAACTAAGAACTCCGTTAAGTTATGTAAAGGGTTATAGTGGGGTTCTTCAAGAAAAACTTTATGAAACTGAGGATGAAGCTGAAAAATACCTTTCCCTTATTCAGCGTGAATCTGAGAGAATGCAAAGACTTGTTAATGATTTATTAGATTTAGCTCAGCTTGAAGGAGAAAATTACCCTTTAATAAAGGAGCCTATTGCATTCTCACAATTAGTTAATGACACTGTGGATCGATTTGATCATCGTCTTCAAGAAAAACACTTAATGCTTCAGCAACACTTAGACGATGAAATCATTATTATTGGTAGTCCTGACCGACTGCAACAAATTATATATAACCTTCTTGAAAACGCAATAAGATACTCAGATAAACCTGGAACGATCTCACTCTCTTCCACACAAGATCAAGAAAGCATCTTCTTTTCTATTTCTGATAATGGAATGGGGATGTCAGAAGAAGAGATTATACATATTGGTGAACGTTTTTATCGTACAGATAAAGCAAGAAACCGTAAAGAAGGCGGTACTGGGTTAGGACTAGCAATTGTAAAACAATTAGTTCTTTTGCACGGGGGCAGAATGGAATTCCATAGTAAGTTAGGCAAAGGTACTACAGTTACGCTTGTATTTCCAAATGAACTTAACAAAAAAGGTCTGATGTGA
- the metK gene encoding methionine adenosyltransferase, with the protein MSKKRLFTSESVTEGHPDKICDQISDSILDAIIAKDPNARVACETSVTTGLVLVAGEITTSTYVDIPKIVRETIKDIGYTRAKYGFDAETCAVLTSIDEQSADIAMGVDQALEAREGQMSDEEIEAIGAGDQGLMFGFACNETKELMPLPISLAHKLSRRLTEVRKDEILPYLRPDGKTQVTVEYDENNKPVRIDTIVISTQHHPEVTLEQIQRNLKEYVINPVVPAELIDEETKYFINPTGRFVIGGPQGDAGLTGRKIIVDTYGGYARHGGGAFSGKDATKVDRSAAYAARYVAKNIVAAGLADKCEVQLAYAIGVAQPVSISIDTFGTGKVSEEVLVEVVRSNFDLRPAGIIKMLDLRRPIYKQTAAYGHFGRNDLDLPWERTDKADALNKAALQ; encoded by the coding sequence ATGTCTAAAAAACGTCTTTTTACTTCAGAATCTGTAACAGAAGGCCATCCAGATAAGATCTGTGACCAAATTTCAGATTCAATTCTTGATGCAATTATTGCAAAAGATCCAAATGCACGTGTAGCGTGTGAAACGTCTGTTACAACTGGTTTAGTATTAGTAGCAGGAGAAATTACAACAAGTACGTATGTAGATATCCCCAAAATTGTCCGTGAAACAATCAAAGACATTGGTTACACTCGTGCTAAGTATGGTTTTGATGCGGAAACTTGTGCTGTATTAACATCAATCGATGAGCAATCAGCAGATATCGCTATGGGTGTTGACCAAGCTCTAGAAGCTCGTGAAGGTCAAATGTCAGATGAGGAAATTGAAGCAATTGGCGCAGGTGACCAAGGTTTAATGTTCGGGTTTGCATGTAATGAAACGAAAGAATTAATGCCACTGCCAATTTCTTTAGCACATAAATTATCACGTCGCTTAACTGAAGTTCGTAAAGATGAAATTCTTCCATACTTACGTCCTGATGGAAAAACACAGGTAACGGTTGAATATGATGAAAATAATAAACCAGTTCGTATTGATACAATCGTTATTTCAACTCAACATCATCCTGAAGTTACACTTGAGCAAATTCAACGTAACCTAAAAGAGTATGTTATTAACCCTGTTGTTCCAGCAGAATTAATTGATGAAGAAACAAAATACTTTATTAACCCAACAGGTCGCTTTGTTATTGGTGGACCACAAGGAGATGCTGGCTTAACTGGACGTAAAATCATCGTTGATACTTACGGTGGATATGCTCGTCACGGCGGTGGAGCATTCTCTGGTAAAGATGCAACAAAGGTTGACCGTTCTGCAGCATATGCAGCTCGTTATGTAGCGAAAAACATCGTTGCAGCTGGTTTAGCTGATAAATGTGAAGTTCAATTAGCGTATGCAATTGGTGTAGCACAGCCAGTATCTATTTCAATTGATACATTCGGAACAGGAAAAGTTTCTGAAGAAGTATTAGTAGAAGTTGTTCGCAGTAATTTCGATTTACGTCCTGCTGGAATCATTAAAATGCTTGACTTAAGACGTCCTATTTACAAACAAACTGCAGCTTACGGACATTTTGGCCGTAATGATCTTGATCTTCCTTGGGAAAGAACAGATAAAGCAGATGCTTTAAATAAAGCTGCATTACAATAA
- the pckA gene encoding phosphoenolpyruvate carboxykinase (ATP), whose protein sequence is MNITDITNELNQLVNGENAKHNLSVAQLVEKVLERKEGLLTSTGAIRATTGAYTGRSPEDKFIVDESSVKSKINWGPVNQHISEEAFDRLYSKMILHLKKRDEIFIFDGFAGADPRFQLPLKIINEFAWHNLFASQLFIKDQEQENESKELPFTILSAPHFKADPEVDGTKSETFIIISFEKRTILIGGTEYAGEMKKSVFSVMNLLLPENNILPMHCSANVGFEGDVALFFGLSGTGKTTLSADPNRRLIGDDEHGWSTSGVFNIEGGCYAKCINLTKEKEPQIFNAIRYGSVLENVVVDDDTREADYSSSFFTENTRAAYSLTAIDKAIIPSIAGHPQTIVFLTADAFGVLPPISKLTKEQAMYHFLSGYTSKLAGTERGVTAPETTFSTCFGSPFLPLKATRYANMLGQKIDEHEVQVFLVNTGWTGGAYGVGKRMNLKYTRAMVQAAVEGDLDHIETVKDEVFGLNIPIHVPGVPDDVLQPQKTWGSQDEYLVKAIELATEFKDNFKKFNSLSNDIEKLGGPIRYN, encoded by the coding sequence ATGAATATTACAGATATCACGAATGAGCTTAATCAGCTTGTTAATGGGGAGAATGCTAAACATAATTTATCAGTTGCACAGCTTGTTGAAAAAGTACTTGAACGTAAAGAAGGGTTATTAACATCAACAGGTGCAATTCGAGCAACAACCGGAGCTTATACCGGGAGATCACCAGAGGATAAGTTTATTGTAGACGAAAGTTCAGTAAAAAGTAAAATAAATTGGGGCCCAGTGAATCAGCATATTTCAGAAGAAGCATTTGATCGCTTATACAGTAAAATGATTTTACACCTTAAGAAACGAGATGAAATTTTTATTTTTGATGGATTTGCAGGTGCTGACCCCCGCTTTCAGTTACCATTAAAAATTATAAATGAGTTTGCCTGGCACAATCTTTTTGCAAGCCAACTGTTTATTAAAGATCAAGAACAAGAAAACGAGTCAAAGGAACTACCTTTTACCATTTTATCAGCCCCGCATTTTAAAGCTGATCCAGAAGTTGATGGTACAAAATCAGAAACTTTCATTATCATTTCCTTTGAGAAAAGAACGATTTTAATCGGTGGCACTGAATATGCTGGCGAAATGAAGAAGTCTGTATTCTCAGTTATGAATTTATTATTACCTGAAAATAATATTCTCCCTATGCATTGCTCAGCAAATGTTGGCTTTGAAGGTGATGTTGCCCTGTTTTTCGGACTTTCCGGCACAGGTAAAACAACGTTATCTGCTGACCCTAACCGTCGTTTAATTGGTGATGATGAACATGGATGGTCTACTTCTGGCGTATTTAATATTGAGGGTGGTTGCTATGCAAAGTGTATCAACTTAACGAAAGAAAAAGAACCACAAATTTTTAATGCAATCCGCTATGGATCAGTTCTTGAAAATGTGGTTGTTGATGATGACACTAGAGAAGCAGATTACAGCAGTTCCTTTTTCACAGAAAATACTCGGGCTGCCTATTCACTAACTGCTATTGACAAAGCCATTATTCCAAGTATTGCTGGTCATCCACAAACGATTGTCTTTTTAACTGCAGATGCTTTTGGTGTATTACCTCCAATTAGTAAGTTAACAAAAGAACAGGCAATGTATCACTTCCTAAGTGGATACACAAGCAAATTAGCAGGAACAGAGCGTGGCGTAACAGCTCCTGAAACTACGTTCTCTACTTGCTTTGGCTCTCCATTCCTGCCACTTAAAGCAACACGTTACGCTAACATGCTTGGACAAAAAATTGATGAACATGAAGTTCAAGTATTCTTAGTAAACACTGGTTGGACCGGGGGAGCATACGGTGTTGGTAAACGGATGAATCTCAAGTATACAAGAGCTATGGTTCAGGCAGCAGTTGAAGGTGACCTTGATCACATTGAAACCGTAAAGGATGAAGTATTTGGTTTAAATATTCCAATTCATGTACCGGGGGTTCCTGACGATGTATTACAGCCACAAAAAACATGGGGCTCTCAAGATGAGTACCTTGTCAAAGCAATCGAATTAGCTACAGAATTTAAAGATAACTTCAAGAAATTCAATAGTTTATCTAACGATATCGAGAAATTGGGAGGCCCAATTCGTTATAACTAG
- a CDS encoding CBO0543 family protein — protein MRKHQFEENTLKFLLLFGLFSVIKIIKKPPMKDWLIIFLFKGYISSIMDNLLIHRGYIKYPIKLFKSFDISFIYDYLLFPLSCVYYNQLTKSSSIPMILLKVFYFSIPMAIVEHWLEVNTKLVKFKKGWNSLSSFASITITFLIVRTFIAFVRKADDTPVPKAE, from the coding sequence GTGAGAAAACACCAGTTTGAAGAGAACACACTTAAGTTTCTATTATTATTTGGGCTTTTTTCAGTCATTAAAATTATTAAAAAGCCACCTATGAAGGATTGGTTAATTATTTTCCTTTTTAAAGGGTATATTTCTTCTATAATGGACAATCTTCTCATTCATCGTGGTTATATAAAATACCCAATAAAACTATTTAAATCTTTTGATATAAGCTTCATCTATGATTATTTGTTGTTTCCTCTATCTTGTGTGTATTACAATCAATTAACAAAATCCTCTAGTATCCCAATGATTCTTTTAAAAGTGTTTTATTTCAGCATTCCAATGGCTATCGTTGAACATTGGCTTGAAGTTAATACAAAATTAGTCAAATTCAAAAAAGGCTGGAACAGTTTATCAAGCTTTGCCTCAATTACAATAACCTTTCTTATCGTAAGAACCTTCATTGCTTTTGTAAGAAAAGCTGATGATACACCTGTTCCTAAAGCCGAATAA
- a CDS encoding DUF2584 domain-containing protein: protein MGMPMEFNTMIVTKGKEVRIDENTFELSKDGYRVYPIDIPIEVRKTMSGEVTGQAVVQKLELTNIKTIVTYQLINLNSTN from the coding sequence ATGGGAATGCCAATGGAATTTAATACAATGATTGTGACAAAGGGAAAAGAAGTCCGTATTGATGAAAATACCTTTGAGTTATCAAAGGATGGATATCGAGTTTACCCAATAGATATACCGATTGAGGTAAGAAAAACAATGAGTGGTGAAGTAACTGGACAAGCTGTGGTTCAGAAACTAGAATTAACGAACATTAAAACAATTGTCACGTATCAACTTATTAACTTAAATTCAACCAACTAA
- a CDS encoding ABC transporter substrate-binding protein — MKKWLLYLCVALLIVLPLSACSQEKVETINLAEVTHSIFYAPLYVAMAEGFFEEEGLDVKLTTTWGGDKTMTALLSDGADIALVGSETSIYVHAQGSNDPIINFAQLTQTDGTFLVSREKIDDFEWEQLKDSTFLGQRKGGMPQMVGEFVLKEHGIDPQTDLELIQNVDFANIPSAFASGTGDFVQLFEPTASIFEKEGTGHIVASFGTESGKVPYTTFMSKQSFLDENEEAAKKFTTAIYKAQQWVQEKSVKEIAESIAPQFEDTELELIETVVQRYKEQGSFATDPILDVEEWENLQNIMDEAGELPMRVDHETLVNTSFAEEVSSK; from the coding sequence ATGAAAAAATGGCTGTTGTATTTATGTGTTGCGTTATTAATTGTTTTACCCCTTTCTGCATGCAGTCAGGAAAAGGTTGAAACGATTAATCTTGCCGAAGTAACACACTCAATTTTCTACGCCCCTTTATATGTTGCAATGGCGGAAGGTTTCTTTGAGGAAGAAGGACTTGACGTGAAGTTAACAACAACTTGGGGTGGAGATAAGACAATGACTGCTCTCCTCTCAGACGGCGCAGATATTGCCTTAGTTGGCTCAGAAACATCTATCTATGTGCATGCACAAGGCTCAAATGATCCGATCATTAATTTTGCTCAACTTACTCAAACAGATGGAACCTTCCTTGTTAGTAGAGAAAAAATTGATGATTTTGAATGGGAACAACTAAAAGACAGTACCTTCCTAGGGCAAAGGAAAGGCGGAATGCCGCAAATGGTCGGGGAGTTCGTGTTAAAGGAACATGGAATCGATCCCCAAACAGATCTTGAACTCATTCAGAATGTTGATTTTGCAAATATTCCAAGCGCTTTTGCTTCTGGTACAGGAGATTTTGTTCAGCTTTTCGAACCAACAGCCAGTATTTTTGAAAAAGAAGGCACAGGCCATATCGTCGCTTCATTTGGTACGGAATCCGGCAAGGTTCCTTATACAACGTTTATGAGCAAGCAAAGCTTTTTAGATGAAAACGAAGAAGCTGCAAAGAAATTCACAACCGCTATTTATAAAGCACAGCAATGGGTTCAAGAAAAAAGTGTAAAAGAAATTGCAGAATCCATCGCTCCTCAGTTCGAAGATACAGAACTAGAGTTGATTGAAACAGTTGTACAACGATACAAAGAACAAGGCTCATTTGCAACCGATCCAATCTTGGATGTTGAAGAGTGGGAAAATCTCCAAAACATTATGGATGAAGCTGGGGAACTGCCTATGAGAGTTGATCACGAAACACTTGTTAATACCTCTTTTGCAGAAGAAGTGTCAAGCAAGTAA
- a CDS encoding ABC transporter ATP-binding protein has product MSFLLVDHVHHIYLTKDSATVALEDIQLSIEEGEFVSFLGPSGCGKTTLLSIIAGLIKPIEGTVSIANKPITKPDELIGYMLQQDYLFPWKTIEENVTLGLKITNQKTPETTEKTLDLLRKMGLDSVEKQFPSQLSGGMRQRAALVRTLATNPQILLLDEPFSALDYQTKLKLEDLVVQTLKDFNKTAILVTHDIGEAIAMSDRIFVFSAKPGRLSRTYLIPKEIRELPPFYARQHPKFSELFQQIWKELDQHETE; this is encoded by the coding sequence ATGTCATTTTTACTCGTCGATCATGTTCACCACATCTATTTAACAAAAGATTCAGCGACAGTTGCTTTAGAAGATATTCAGCTTTCTATCGAGGAAGGGGAATTTGTCTCCTTCCTCGGTCCTAGCGGCTGTGGTAAAACAACATTATTATCAATTATTGCCGGCCTTATTAAACCTATTGAGGGTACGGTAAGTATTGCAAATAAACCTATTACAAAACCTGACGAATTAATTGGCTATATGCTTCAACAGGATTATTTATTTCCTTGGAAAACCATCGAAGAAAATGTCACATTAGGCTTGAAAATAACGAATCAAAAAACACCTGAAACTACTGAAAAAACATTAGATTTATTAAGGAAAATGGGCCTTGATTCAGTAGAAAAACAGTTTCCTAGCCAACTTTCAGGTGGAATGAGACAACGGGCAGCTCTTGTGCGTACATTAGCGACAAATCCCCAGATTTTATTGCTTGATGAGCCCTTTTCTGCTCTTGATTATCAAACAAAATTGAAACTTGAAGATCTTGTTGTTCAAACGTTAAAGGATTTTAATAAAACAGCAATCCTTGTCACACATGATATAGGCGAGGCTATTGCAATGAGTGACAGAATATTTGTTTTCTCAGCTAAACCAGGGAGACTGAGTAGAACCTATTTAATTCCTAAAGAAATACGCGAGCTTCCTCCATTTTATGCAAGACAGCATCCAAAGTTCTCAGAATTATTTCAGCAAATATGGAAGGAGCTGGATCAGCATGAAACAGAATGA